In the genome of Pseudomonas sp. B33.4, the window CGCAGCGGAGTTTTGCACTGCGATAGCCGCGCCCGGGATCTACGTGTATCCGGCACCTTTCGGCTCGATTCCACCGATGCCGTGCTGGCCAATCTTCAGGCGTCGCTGCCGATCAACGTACGCTATTTCACCCGCTACTGGGTCTCGATCAGCCACAACGCTTGAATGAAATTTCAACTAGGCAAAATAAATCGACAACAGGGTTATCTTTTTCTGACCTGACCCGGCCCTACAGGTAATCGCGATAAACGCGGCTCTTTTGCCACCTTCAGGGCTTATCCAAACATGCGTCTTCCCACGTTTCGCCAGCGTTTTTCCTACCACTGCATTGCTTACAGCCTACTGATGACCAGTGCCGCGTCCTGCCTGGTGATTAGCCATAACGCCGTCGCTGCATCGGTAGTCCAGCGTTATGCCATCGCCGCCGGCCCGCTGGACAATGCTTTGAGCCAGTTCGCCTCGGCCTCCAACGTGATTCTGTCGTTCTCACCGCAACAGACCGGCCGCATGCGCAGCGCCGGGCTGAACGGTAGCTTCACCGTCGATCAGGGATTCGCCGAACTGCTGCAAGGCTCGGGTTTGCAAGCCGTACCGCAGGCGCCGGGCAGCTATATTCTGCAGGCGCTGCCGAACGGCGATTCATTGGAGCTGGCCCCGACCAACATCAACGGCCAGTTGGCCAACCCGATGAATCTGGATTACGCGGCTGACGTCGGCTACAAGGCACAGAACAGTCGGATTGGTACCAAAACCAGTACCCCGTTGTCGGAAACGCCGCGCTCGGTATCCGTCGTAACCGCCCAGCGCATGAAAGATCAGAAATCTCAGACACTCACCGAGGTACTCGGCTACGTGCCGGGGATCTTTGCCCCACCGTTCGCCGCCGGCGACAGCCTGGCGGGGGATCTGTTCTACATTCGTGGTTTCAACGCCACCGATTACGGCTACGGTCTGTTGCGCGATGGACTACGCGTACAAGGCAATCGTTATGACACCAGCACCGAGCCTTATGGACTTGAACGGGTAGAGGTTTTCCGCGGCCCGTCTTCTCTTCTTTACGGGGAAAACGCCCCCGGCGGTCTGGTCAATCTGGTGAGCAAACGCCCGACCGCCGCACCACAAGGCGAAGTGCAATTAGGTTATGGATCGAACAATCGCCGGCAGATCGGCGTTGATGTCTCCGGCCCGCTCAATGACAGCGGCAACGTGCTCGGGCGCGTAGTGATGCTCGGGCGCAAGTCCGACACCCAGACCGACCACGTACCGGATGACCGAATCTACATCGCGCCATCGCTGACCCTGAATTTCGATGATTACAACACGCTGACCCTGCTGGCCAACTACCAGAAGGATCACACCAACATGGAACTTGGCCTACCGGCCGCCGGGACTTTGCTGACCAACCCCAACGGCAAGTTATCCAAAGGCTCCATGCTCGGCGACCCGGACTGGAACACTTTCGAACGGGAAACCTGGAGCACCGGTTACGAGTTCAGCCACTCGTTCAACGACGACTGGCAGTTCCGCCAGAACTCGCGCTACATGCAGTCGCGCATTACCCGTCACGAAACCTGGCCGGGCAACCTCAACAACGCCGGGTTCGGTACGCGTTTGAACATGACCGCCTACGATCGCTTCAACAAATCGATGGTGTACTCGCTGGATAACCAACTGGAAGGCAAATTCCAGGTCGGCGGTCTGGAGAATACCGTGCTGTTCGGCGCCAGCTACGATCGCACTTCCTTCAATCAGGACTGGAACGCTGGCATCGTCGGGCCGATCGATGTGTATAACCCGGTGTACCTGCGCGACCCGACCACGCCGATTGCGGTGCAAAACACCTTGCTGGAACAGCAGATGAAAGGGGTTTATGCACAGATCCAGAGCAAGTATGACCACTGGCTGTTCCTCCTAGGTGGCCGTCAGGATTGGGTCGACAGTGATTTTCGCGACAAGGTCGCTCAGTCGAGCGACATCAGCTCCGAGGATAAGAAATTCACCTATCAGGGCGGCGTGATGTACCAGTTCGACAACGGCATGACGCCGTATGTCAGCTATTCCACTTCGTTCGTGCCGGTGCAGCAGATTTCCAATGCCGGCGCGCCACTCGACCCAATCACCAGCAGCCAATACGAAGTGGGTCTGAAGTACGAACCGATCGGCTGGGACACTGCCTTTACTGCGTCGGTGTATGACCTGCGCAAAAAAGACGACACCTACTTCGACGCCACCACGTCGAGCTATCGCCAAGTGGGCGAAAGCCGCTCCAAGGGTGTGGAACTGGAGCTAAACAGCAACCTGACCCAGAACCTCAACGTGACTGCGGCTTACACCTACACCGACGCGCGAATCACCAAGGATGCCGCGACGTCATTGGTCAAAGGCCATCAAATGACCGGCGTGCCGCGTAATCAGGCTTCGGTCTGGGGGAAATACCGCTTCCTTGATGGCGACTTGAAAGGCCTGTACGTGGGAGGTGGTGTGCGTTACTTCGACAGTGCCTTCGCTTACACCTCGCCTTCTCTCTACGGCAAGCTGGATGCCGGCGACGTCACCTTGGTGGATGCAGCCATCGGTTATCAGATCGATACGCACTGGAGCGTCGACCTGAATGCGAAGAATCTGTTCGACAAGGAATATGTGTCGGGATGCAACGATGCCGGCCGCTGTTACTGGGGAGAAGATCGCACCTTGCTGGGTACGGTGTCTTACAACTGGTAAAACGAAAGAGGGGCTGTGGATAAATTCTCCACGCCCCTTTTTCATTTGCCGATGCAGAAGCTGGAAAAGATTCTTCCCAGCAGATCATCAGAGCTGAAAGCCCCGGTGATTTCACCGAGAGAATGCTGGGCCTGACGCAGATCTTCGGCCAGTAACTCCCCAGCGCCAGCCAAGGTCAGCTGTGCGCGGCCGTGTTCCAGCGCTGCACTGGCGTGGCGCAATGCCTCCAGATGGCGGCGCCGTGCGCTGAAGCTGCTTTCCGACGTCTGCTCGTAACCCATGCAGGCTTTGAGATGATCGCGCAACAGATCCAGACCTTCACCGGCCGACTTGGCGCTTAGACTGATCGTCACGTGCCCGTCTTCACTGGTTTCCAGAACAATGGCTTCGCCAGTCAGATCGGCCTTGTTGCGGATCAAGGTGACTTTCGCCGGATCCGGCCGGGTTTCGAGGAATTCAGGCCAGAGGGCAAACGGATCCAGCGCTTCCGGAGCGGTCGCATCGACTACCAGCAACACCCGATCCGCTTCACCAATGGCTTTCAATGCCCGTTCAACCCCGATCTTTTCCACCTGATCATCGGTATCGCGCAGACCAGCAGTATCGACAACGTGCAGCGGCATGCCATCGATGTGGATATGTTCGCGCAGAATATCGCGGGTGGTGCCGGCAATCTCGGTGACGATCGCCGCTTCGCGACCAGCCAACGCATTCAAGAGGCTGGACTTGCCAGCATTCGGACGACCGGCAATCACCACCGTCATACCATCGCGGAGCAAGGCACCCTGCCCGGCCTCACGCAGTACTGTGGATAATTCATCACGGACTTTGTCGAGCATGCTCAGCACGTGGCCATCGGCGAGGAAGTCGATTTCTTCTTCCGGGAAGTCGATGGCGGCTTCGACGTAGATGCGCAGGCCGATCAGTTGTTCGGTCAAGTTATGCACACGCTGGGAAAACGCACCTTGCAAGGAACGCAGGGCATTGCGCGCCGCCTGTGCAGAACTGGCTTCGATCAGATCGGCAATCGCCTCGGCCTGGGCCAGGTCGAGTTTGTCATTGAGGAAGGCGCGTTCACTGAACTCACCCGGACGGGCCAAGCGGCAACCCAATTCCAGGCAACGCTTGAGCAACATATCCAGAACGATCGGGCCACCGTGGCCCTGCAATTCCAGAACGTCTTCGCCGGTGAACGAGTTTGGCCCCGGGAAATACAGCGCCAGACCTTCATCGAGCACTTGCTGGTCATCGCTGAAAAACGCGCCGTAATGGGCGTAACGCGGTTTCAGTTCGCGGCCGCTGATGGCTTTCGCCGCAACACTGGCCAACGGCCCGGAAATACGGACGATGCCCACACCACCACGACCTTGAGCGGTGGCGACAGCGGCGATGGTTTCACGAGGTACGCTCATTAACCGGAATCCAGACAAAAATGACAGATAGCAAAACGCCCCACTAGGGGGCGTTTTGAGTGGTTATCCACAGTGTAAATCAAGCGGCTGCTTTGGTAGCCCGTTCGATCTTACGCGTGATGTACCACTGTTGGGTGATGGACAGGCAGTTGTTCACAACCCAGTACAGCACCAGACCTGCAGGGAACCACAGGAAGAAGAAGGTGAAGATGATTGGCATCATTTTCATGACCTTCGCCTGCATCGGATCCGGCGGAGTCGGGTTCAGCTGCTGCTGGATGAACATGGTTGCGCCCATGATGATCGGCAGAATGAAGAACGGATCCTTGATCGACAGGTCAGTGATCCACAGCATGAACGGCGCCTGGCGCATTTCCACGCTTTCCAGCAGAACCCAGTACAGCGAGAGGAAAACCGGCATCTGCACGAGGATCGGCAAGCAACCACCCAGCGGATTGATCTTCTCTTTCTTGTACAGCTCCATCATGGCTTGCGACATTTTCTGCCGGTCATCGCCATGTTGCTCTTTCAGCGCAGCCAATTTCGGCGCAACGGCACGCATACGCGCCATCGATTTGTAGCTGGCAGCCGACAGAGGGAAGAAAAGACCCTTGATCAGCATGGTCAGGAAGATGATCGACCAGCCCCAGTTACCAACGATCGCGTGGATGTGTTGCAGCAGCCAGAAGATTGGCTGGGCAATGAACCACAGAATGCCGTAGTCGACGGTCAGTTCCAGACCTGGGGACAACTCTTTCAGTACTGCCTGGCTTTTCGGACCGGCATACAGCACAGCGCTGGTTTCAACTTTGGCACCCGGAGCAGCGGTCAGTGTAGGACCGGTGTAACCGATGATGTAGTTGCCTTTGCTGTCTTTACGGGTCTGGACGATGTTGTTTTCGCCCTTGGCCGGAATCCACGCAGTCACGAAGTAGTGTTGCAGCCAGGCTACCCAACCACCGGTGACGGTTTCTTTCAGCTGTGCCTTGTCCATGTCCTTCATGGACACTTTCTTGTACGGCTCCGAACTTGTCCACAGGGCTGCGCCCAGGTAAGTCGCGGTGCCAGTAGCAGTAGTGGACGAAGGGTCAGCGCTGTTATCACGCTTCAACTGAGCAAACATTGCGCCGTTCCAGGGCTGAGCGCTCTGGTTATCCACAATGTAGGAAACGGCTACGTCATACAGGCCGCGTTTCAGGGTGAAACGCTTGATGTAATTGACGCCGTCCTTGCTGAACTTCAGGTCTACGACCAGTTGGTCCTGACCGTCAGCCAGTTGATAAGTCTTCTTCTCCGAGGAGTAGACCGGACGACCGGCCGGATTTGCGTCCGGGCCGTTGGTGCCGATCAGACCGCTTTGAGCCAGATAAACACGTTCGCCGCCGTTATCGAACAGCTGGAACGGAACATCAGGACGATCCTGACGACGTGGATACAGAGGCAAGGTCAGTTGAGCGACATCGCCACCTTGTGGATCGATTGCGAGATCGAGCACGTCGGTTTTGATCTGGATCAGATCCTTGCTGGCGGCTACCGGAGTTTCGGCAGGTGCGCTGGTATCGCTTGCGGCGCGCGGAATATCGTCACTGGCGGCAGCATTATTGCCAGTGGCGGTGTCCGGCAAACCGGATGTAGTCGTACTGGAAGCAACATTCTGAGTCGGCAGGGCAGCCTGACCATAGTCCTGGTTCCATTTAAGGACCATAACGTAGGCCACGATTGCCAGGGCGACGATCAGGATCGTGCGTTTGATATCCATGATTACTCGGCCATCGAAGAAGAACGGGAGGTAGGGATAGGTGGAACCGGGTCATAACCACCGGGATTCCACGGATGACAGCGACCTAAACGACGAAAGGCCAGCCAGCCACCGCGCAGAAGGCCATGATTTTCGATGGCTTCTAACGCGTAGCAGGAACAACTGGGGTAGAAACGACAGTGGTTGGCCATTAAAGGACTAATGGCATAGCGATAAAACTGGATCGGAACGAGGGCCAGTTTACGCATCTGGACTGTCTACCCCTACAGTTTCGGTTTTGACTTCTGGAACTGGCTTGCTGCGTGCCAGACGCTTCCAGAGCTTGCCGAAATGCTGAATCAATTCGGGGTTTTCTACATCGCCCAGACCTTTGCGCGCGACGATAACAATATCCCAGCCGACCAGTGAATCCTGGTGCAGACGGAACGATTCGCGCATCAAACGTTTGAGGCGATTGCGCTCAACGGAGAGCTTTACGCTCTTTTTCCCGATAACCAGCCCGAGACGGGGGTGATCAAGACCGTTGTTGCGTGCAAGGAGCAGGAGATTTTTCCCCGGAACCTTGCCGGTAGGGGAGTCAAAGACTGCCTTGAAATGCCGGGGAGTAAGCAGACGCTTTTCCCGACTGAAGTCCTGACTCACCTCCAGTACCGGATTATCAAACTGCCAGACGCGCACGACCTTTGGCGCGACGACGCGACAGGACTGCGCGGCCGTTCTTGGTAGCCATGCGAGCACGGAAACCGTGGGTACGAGCGCGTTTGATAGTGCTTGGTTGGAAAGTACGTTTCATGTCGTGTTACCTGGTTCGTCCACAACGGGCCGGAATGGCCCCCGTTTTAAGAGACCGGGGATTCTAGAGAAAGCAAGCCTTCAGGTCAATTTCCAACCAGCGTTTCCTTATAAATAGATCTCGAGGTGTTCTTTGCCTGATCAACTGCTTGCCATACATAAAAATAAAGAAGGGAATTATTTAAAGCTTTTCTGTAAAACTTATAAAAGCTAGGCACGCCTTCTTCTGTGGATAAGTGACACCAGGCCAGGTTTTTCCTGATGTACAGCGAATGACAACTACCGTGGAAAACCGTGTTCAGCCTGTGCTGCGCTGTCGGATAACCTGTGTGTGGAATGGCCTGTTATCCACAGGCAGGTTATCCACCGAGTTCAACCCCCAGTTGTCCAGTGCCCTTAGAGGCGGTTATCCACAGAGCTTATTCACACACCGTTGGTCGCCTTTTTCCGATTCAACGCATTGATAAATCATGGTCACCGGGCAACCTGCATGTGGATAAGTGGACGGCTCGCCGCTACAATGGCCGCTTGTTTTTGCCTCACCGGCTTTCAACTTAGGGGATATCCGTGTCAGTGGAACTTTGGCAGCAGTGCGTGGAGCTTTTGCGCGAGGAGCTGCCTGCCCAACAATTCAACACCTGGATCCGTCCACTACAGGTCGAAGCCGAAGGCGACGAGTTGCGCGTCTACGCACCGAACCGTTTTGTGCTGGACTGGGTCAACGAAAAGTACCTGGGCCGTGTCCTTGAACTGCTGGATGAGCATGGCAACGGCATGGCGCCTGCGCTTTCCTTATTAATAGGCAGCAAACGCAGTTCCGCTCCGCGTGCCGCACCGAATGCGCCGCTTGCAGCCGCGCAGGTTTCCCAGCAGGTCCAGGCAAATGCCACGCCTGTGAGTACGGCGGCACCCACCCAGGCGTCAGCGCCGGCAGCCAAGCGTTCGACGCAGAAAAGCCCCGAAGTCAGCGATGAACCGTCTCGCGACAGTTTCGATCCGATGTCCGGTGCCGCGTCGCAACAAGCTCCGGTCCGCGCTGAACAGCGCACCGTGCAGGTCGAAGGTGCGCTCAAGCACACCAGTTACCTGAACCGCACCTTCACCTTCGAAAACTTCGTCGAAGGTAAATCCAACCAGCTCGCCCGCGCGGCGGCCTGGCAGGTGGCGGATAACCCAAAGCACGGCTACAACCCTCTGTTCCTTTATGGCGGCGTTGGTCTGGGTAAAACCCACTTGATGCACGCGGTGGGCAACCATCTATTAAAGAAGAACCCGAATGCCAAGGTCGTGTACCTGCATTCCGAGCGTTTCGTCGCTGACATGGTCAAGGCGCTGCAACTGAACGCGATCAACGAGTTCAAGCGTTTCTACCGTTCGGTGGACGCCTTGCTGATCGACGACATTCAGTTCTTCGCTCGCAAAGAGCGTTCACAGGAAGAGTTTTTCCACACCTTCAACGCCCTGCTTGAAGGTGGCCAGCAGGTCATTCTCACCAGTGACCGCTACCCGAAAGAAATCGAAGGCCTTGAAGAGCGCCTCAAATCCCGCTTCGGCTGGGGCCTGACGGTGGCTGTCGAGCCGCCGGAACTGGAAACCCGCGTGGCGATCTTGATGAAAAAGGCCGACCAGGCCAAAGTCGACTTGCCGCACGACGCCGCGTTCTTCATCGCCCAGCGTATTCGTTCCAACGTCCGTGAGCTGGAAGGCGCGCTGAAACGCGTGATCGCCCACTCGCACTTCATGGGCCGTGACATCACCATCGAGCTGATTCGCGAATCCCTGAAAGACCTGTTGGCGTTGCAGGACAAACTGGTCTCTGTGGATAACATTCAGCGCACCGTCGCCGAGTACTACAAGATCAAGATCTCGGACCTGCTGTCCAAGCGTCGTTCGCGCTCGGTAGCGCGCCCGCGTCAGGTAGCCATGGCGTTGTCCAAGGAGCTGACCAACCACAGCCTGCCGGAAATCGGCGATGTGTTTGGCGGCCGCGACCACACCACCGTGTTGCACGCCTGCCGCAAGATCAACGAACTTAAGGAATCCGACGCGGACATCCGCGAGGACTACAAGAACCTGCTGCGTACACTGACTACTTGATGAACACCAGCGCAGCTTATTAAGGCAAGGGACTAGACCATGCATTTCACCATTCAACGCGAAGCCCTGTTGAAACCCCTGCAACTGGTCGCAGGCGTCGTCGAGCGTCGACAGACCTTGCCGGTACTGTCCAACGTGCTGTTGGTAGTCGAAGGCCAGCAACTGTCGCTGACCGGTACCGACCTGGAAGTCGAGCTCGTCGGTCGTGTGCAACTTGAAGAGCCTGCAGAAACAGGTTCCATCACCGTGCCTGCGCGCAAGCTGATGGACATCTGCAAAAGCCTGCCCAACGATGCACTGATCGACATCAAGGTCGACGAGCAGAAGCTGGTGGTGAAGGCGGGTCGTAGCCGTTTCACTCTGTCGACCCTGCCTGCCAACGATTTCCCGACCGTTGAAGAAGGCCCGGGCTCGCTGACTTGCAGCCTCGAGCAAAGCAAACTGCGTCGTTTGATCGAACGCACCAGCTTCGCCATGGCTCAGCAGGACGTGCGTTATTACCTCAACGGTATGCTGCTGGAAGTGTCCGAAGGCATCATCCGCGCCGTGGCCACCGACGGTCACCGTCTGGCCATGTGCTCGATGAAAGCCGATATCGGCCAGCCGGATCGCCACCAGGTGATCGTGCCGCGCAAAGGTATCCTTGAACTGGCGCGTCTGCTCACCGAGCCGGACGGCAACGTCAGCATCGTATTGGGCCAGCACCACATTCGCGCCACCACTGGCGAATTCACCTTCACTTCGAAACTGGTCGATGGCAAGTTCCCGGACTACGAGCGCGTACTGCCGAAGGGCGGCGACAAGCTGGTTTTGGGCGATCGTCAGGCCCTGCGCGAAGCGTTCAGCCGTACCGCGATTCTGTCCAACGAGAAATACCGTGGTATCCGTCTGCAACTGGCCAGCGGTCAGTTGAAGATCCAGGCCAACAACCCGGAACAGGAAGAAGCGGAAGAAGAAGTGGGCGTTGAATACAACGGCGGCTCGCTGGAAATCGGCTTCAACGTGAGCTACTTGCTCGACGTGCTGGGCGTGATGACCACCGAGCAGGTTCGTCTGATCCTGTCCGACTCCAACAGCAGTGCGCTGGTGCAAGAGTCCGACAACGACGATTCGGCTTACGTTGTCATGCCGATGCGTCTGTAATCAGCTGATCCTGGATGTCCTTAAGTCGTGTTTCGGTCACCGCGGTGCGCAATCTGCACCCGGTGACCTTCTCCCCTTCCCCCCGCATCAACATTCTTTACGGCGCCAACGGCAGCGGCAAAACCAGTGTTCTGGAAGCCATTCATCTGCTGGGGCTTGCCCGTTCGTTTCGTAGCACGCGGTTATTGCCGGTCATTCAGTACGAGCAACTCGCCTGCACCGTGTTCGGTCAGGTCGAATTAGCCGAGGGTGGCCATAGCGCATTAGGCATTTCGCGCGATCGTCAGGGCGAGTTCCAGATCCGCATCGACGGCCAGAACGCCCGCAGCGCTGCGCAACTGGCGGAGATTCTGCCATTGCAGTTGATCAACCCCGACAGCTTCCGTCTGCTCGAAGGCGCGCCGAAGATTCGCCGGCAGTTTCTCGACTGGGGCGTGTTCCACGTCGAACCACGGTTCATGGCCACCTGGCAGCGTTTGCAGAAGGCCCTGCGCCAGAGAAACTCTTGGCTGCGGCATGGTACACTTGACGCCGTTTCGCAAGCGGTTTGGGACAGGGAACTGTGCCAGGCCAGCGCTGAAATCGATGAATACCGCCGCGCCTACATCAAAGCCTTGAAACCAGTCTTTGAACAAACCTTGAGCGAACTGGTTGAGCTTGAAGGTTTGACGCTCAGCTATTACCGAGGCTGGGACAAAGACCGGGAATTGAGCGCCGTACTCGCCGGTTCCGTGCAACGGGACCAGCAAATGGGTCATACCCAGGCCGGACCGCAACGGGCTGATTTGCGTCTTAGATTGGGCGCACACAACGCCGCGGATATTTTGTCCCGGGGTCAGCAGAAGTTGGTGGTCTGTGCATTGCGGATTGCCCAGGGGCATCTGGTCAGCCAGGCCCGCCGCGGTCAGTGTATTTATCTGGTGGATGACTTGCCGTCCGAGCTGGACGAGAGCCACCGTCGCGCACTATGCCGCTTGCTGGAAGACTTACGCTGCCAGGTGTTCATCACCTGTGTAGATCACGAATTATTGAGGGAAGGCTGGCAGACGGAAACGCCAGTCGCTCTGTTCCACGTGGAACAGGGCCGTATCACCCAGACCCACGACCATCGGGAGTGAAGGCATTGAGCGAAGAAAATACGTACGACTCAACGAGCATTAAAGTGCTGAAAGGCCTGGATGCCGTACGCAAACGTCCCGGTATGTACATTGGTGACACCGACGATGGCAGCGGTCTGCACCACATGGTGTTCGAGGTGGTCGACAACTCGATCGACGAAGCCCTCGCCGGACACTGCGACGACATCAGCATCATCATCCACCCGGATGAGTCCATCACCGTTAAAGATAACGGCCGTGGCATCCCGGTAGACGTGCACAAAGAGGAAGGCGTTTCCGCCGCCGAGGTCATCATGACCGTCCTCCACGCTGGCGGTAAGTTCGACGACAACTCCTACAAAGTATCCGGCGGTCTGCACGGTGTGGGTGTGTCGGTAGTGAACGCACTGTCCGAAGAACTGGTTCTGACTGTTCGCCGCAGCGGCAAGATCTGGGAACAGACCTACGTCCACGGCGTACCTCAGGCACCGATGGCCATCGTTGGCGACAGCGAAACCACCGGTACCCAGATCCACTTCAAGGCTTCCAGCGAAACCTTCAAGAATATTCACTTCAGCTGGGACATCCTCGCCAAGCGCATTCGTGAACTGTCCTTCCTCAACTCCGGTGTTGGCATCGTCCTCAAGGATGAGCGCAGCGGCAAGGAAGAGCTGTTCAAGTACGAAGGCGGTTTGCGTGCGTTCGTTGAATACCTGAACACCAACAAGACTGCGGTCAACCAGGTGTTCCACTTCAACATCCAGCGTGAAGACGGCATCGGCGTGGAAATCGCCCTGCAGTGGAACGACAGCTTCAACGAGAACCTGTTGTGCTTCACCAACAACATTCCGCAGCGCGACGGCGGTACTCACCTGGTGGGCTTCCGTTCGGCACTGACGCGTAACCTGAACAACTACATCGAGCAGGAAGGTCTGGC includes:
- the recF gene encoding DNA replication/repair protein RecF (All proteins in this family for which functions are known are DNA-binding proteins that assist the filamentation of RecA onto DNA for the initiation of recombination or recombinational repair.) — its product is MSLSRVSVTAVRNLHPVTFSPSPRINILYGANGSGKTSVLEAIHLLGLARSFRSTRLLPVIQYEQLACTVFGQVELAEGGHSALGISRDRQGEFQIRIDGQNARSAAQLAEILPLQLINPDSFRLLEGAPKIRRQFLDWGVFHVEPRFMATWQRLQKALRQRNSWLRHGTLDAVSQAVWDRELCQASAEIDEYRRAYIKALKPVFEQTLSELVELEGLTLSYYRGWDKDRELSAVLAGSVQRDQQMGHTQAGPQRADLRLRLGAHNAADILSRGQQKLVVCALRIAQGHLVSQARRGQCIYLVDDLPSELDESHRRALCRLLEDLRCQVFITCVDHELLREGWQTETPVALFHVEQGRITQTHDHRE